The following coding sequences are from one Schizosaccharomyces osmophilus chromosome 1, complete sequence window:
- the sua1 gene encoding sulfate adenylyltransferase yields MSQVVLKDLFARDAPLREQLNKEATNLQKVVLSERQFCDLELILNGGFSPLEGFMTQEDYQSVVHNLRLKSGAVFPIPVTLDVSEKLAESIKVSDRVALLDPRDEQTVLAILTVEDQYVPDKVVEAEKVFGANDRAHPAVEYLFGTADNVYLGGKLQAVNPIRHFDFVAYRYTPSELRSEFERNNWKRVVAFQTRNPMHRAHRELTVRAAKQHSARVLIHPVVGMTKPGDIDHFTRVRVYEAILQRYPKGSAKLSLLPLAMRMAGPREALWHAIIRKNYGASHFIIGRDHAGPGKNSQGQDFYGPYDAQYLVEQYSHEIGINIVPFQMMTYLPDEDIYKPVDQVEAGTRTLNISGTELRRRLLVGAHIPEWFSYPQVVSILRQSYPPKFSQGFVLVVPATADKLVPSALVSALNEDGRRHVSFVPHLDATTFTFAQELQRAGAAVVVSLTEADKSIQIPANWVQVNIGHDESVSEVTFTVLSKLSDEGYL; encoded by the coding sequence ATGAGTCAAGTTGTGTTGAAGGATCTTTTTGCTAGAGACGCTCCTCTACGTGAGCAACTCAACAAAGAAGCAAcaaatttgcaaaaggTCGTCTTGTCGGAACGTCAATTTTGCGATCTTGAACTTATTTTAAATGGCGGCTTCAGTCCTTTGGAGGGATTTATGACTCAAGAGGATTATCAAAGTGTCGTTCACAACTTGCGCTTAAAGTCCGGTGCCGTATTCCCCATTCCCGTTACCCTGGACGTGAGTGAGAAGTTGGCCGAATCCATCAAGGTGTCAGACCGTGTCGCGCTTTTGGATCCTAGAGACGAACAAACAGTGTTAGCCATCCTCACCGTGGAAGACCAGTATGTGCCCGACAAGGTTGTGGAAGCTGAAAAGGTTTTTGGAGCTAATGATCGTGCCCACCCTGCTGTAGAATACTTATTTGGTACTGCAGATAATGTTTATCTTGGTGGTAAGCTTCAAGCCGTTAACCCTATACGCCactttgattttgttgCCTACCGTTATACCCCTTCCGAGCTCCGTTCAGAGTTTGAGCGTAACAACTGGAAGCGTGTCGTTGCTTTCCAAACCCGTAACCCTATGCACCGTGCTCACCGTGAACTTACTGTACGCGCTGCTAAGCAACACTCTGCCCGTGTGTTGATCCATCCTGTCGTGGGTATGACCAAACCAGGTGATATTGATCATTTCACCCGTGTTCGTGTTTACGAAGCCATTCTCCAACGTTATCCCAAGGGATCTGCCAAGCTCTCTCTTCTTCCCTTGGCTATGCGTATGGCTGGTCCTCGTGAGGCCTTGTGGCATGCCATCATTCGTAAAAACTACGGTGCTAGTCATTTCATTATTGGCCGTGACCATGCTGGTCCTGGAAAGAACAGCCAAGGCCAAGACTTTTATGGTCCATATGACGCTCAATACTTGGTTGAGCAATACTCTCATGAAATTGGAATCAACATTGTTCCTTTCCAAATGATGACCTACTTGCCTGACGAAGATATTTACAAGCCCGTCGACCAAGTTGAAGCCGGTACCCGTACTCTCAATATTAGCGGTACCGAACTTCGTCGCCGTCTTCTTGTAGGTGCTCACATTCCTGAGTGGTTCTCTTACCCTCAAGTTGTATCAATTTTGCGTCAATCTTATCCCCCTAAATTTTCTCAGGGTTTCGTTTTGGTCGTTCCTGCTACTGCAGATAAGCTCGTCCCTAGTGCTTTGGTTTCCGCTCTCAATGAAGATGGTCGCCGTCACGTAAGTTTTGTTCCCCATCTAGACGCTActacttttacttttgccCAAGAACTTCAACGTGCCGGTGCTGCTGTTGTAGTTTCTTTGACCGAGGCTGACAAGTCCATCCAAATTCCAGCCAACTGGGTTCAAGTCAACATAGGCCACGATGAAAGTGTATCTGAAGTCACTTTTACCGTTCTTTCCAAGCTGTCTGATGAAGGCTATTTGTAA
- the mgr2 gene encoding TIM23 translocase complex subunit Mgr2 produces MQAVQPSTTDKLKMGAIMGSAAGLGIGFLFGGMAVLRYGPGPRGFLRTLGQYMLTSAATFGFFMSIGSVIRNEDIPQLGYKGVEWSPKLMQQRSIYDRILAESSRREDISSNASNSE; encoded by the exons atgcaaGCTGTTCAACCTTCTACAACCGATAAGC TAAAGATGGGAGCCATTATGGGGTCAGCTGCTGGACTCGGCATTGGTTTCCTTTTCGGCGGCATGGCTGTGCTACGATATGGACCTGGGCCACGCGGCTTTTTAAGAACCTTGGGTCAGTATATGCTTACTTCTGCCGCtacttttggtttcttcatGTCCATCGGTTCGGTCATTCGTAACGAGGATATTCCTCAATTGGGTTACAAAGGCGTCGAGTGGTCTCCAAAATTAATGCAACAACGTTCTATTTATGATCGTATCTTAGCAGAAAGCTCCCGTCGTGAGGATATCTCATCTAACGCTTCAAACTCCGAGTAA